A stretch of DNA from Pseudonocardia hierapolitana:
GGTGCCGGTCGATCCGCAGGGCGAGGGTGGCGTAGGCGCGCAGCCAATCTTGAGTCACCATGGCTCAACTATGACAAGGTTGAGCCGGTACGGCTCAAGTTGTCCCAGGAGTTCCGTCCCGCCGAACGGGGGATCGGGACAGTGTCCCGAACCGGGAGGCGGCCGCGGGCGACCTGCTCGTCGACCGCACCGCCCTCGAATCCCCTTGTGAGGACGCCATGCGCCACATCGCCACCTTCTGCGGCCAGTGCAACTGCGGCTGCCCGGAGCTGTACCTCGACGACGCCGCGGCGCCGGAGCGCCAGGTCGTCATCACCGACGACTTCGGCCAGCGCATCCAGATGAACTTCGAGCAGCTGGCCGACCTCGTGGCCGACGTGCGCGGGGGCGTGCTCGACGACGTCCTCGCCGGAGCCTGATCAGCCCCATCCGCCCGAGCCCGCCCACGCCTGGCGCACCAGCACCGCGATCAGCCCGGTGACCAGCCCCCAGAACGCGTTGGTCAGCAGCACCGGGTGCTGTCCCCGGCCATCACGGGCACCGTGATGCGCGCGCTCGCCGGGCAGCTGCGGCGCAGCACCCGGCCTGCGCTCGTCGAGGGGCTGACCGAGCGGGAGCGGGAGGTGCTGCAGCGCGTGGCGCTGGGGGAGTCGAACGCCGAGATCGGCGCGGCCCTCTTCATCAGCCCGGCAACGGCGCGCACCTACGTCAGCAGGTTGCTGACGAAGCTGGGCGCCCGGGACCGGGCGCAGCTCGTGGTGATCGCGTACGAGTCGGGGCTGGCCTCCCCCGGGTCGTGAGCTGCGTCCGCCGGAAAATACTACGTACTTCTTCCACCTACCCCGCCCGGCGTGTAGAACGGATCCTCGCTCTGGGGTGGGCTCGGCCGGCCGCGCGAGACCCCCGGAGGCAGATCACGCGGCGAGCGATCCGGGGCGTTCCGTGCGATGCCTCCTGGTCCAGGACCACTGACAGCAGCAGTCGTCGACCTCGCTGCCATAGCCGAGCGGTCATACGACCCGCGGCTGGCGGAGGTCGGTCGTCGATGCCTGGACCGGCTGCGGATCCCGCTGTCCATCGCGCTGGTCGGCCGCGTCTCCACTGGGAAGTCGACGCTGCTGAACGCGCTTCTCGGCAGGAAGATGGCGCCGACGGACGGGCGCGAGTGCACGCAGATCGTCTACGTGTTCCGGTACGACCCCCACACCACAGCCACGCTCGTCTCGCGAGCGGGATCGGAACGCACAACGGTCGATCTCGACGACCGATCGCGCCTTCCGGCGGATTTCGACCTCCCGGCCTCCGAGATCAGCTACATCGACGTGACGATGCCGCTGCCCCTCCTGGAGGAGGTGACCCTCCTTGACACACCCGGGCTGGCGTCCGCCGAGACCCAGAACTCGGCCGCAACCGAGCGGATGCTGCACGACACCGAGGAGTCCGCCGCCCGGGCGGACGCACTCCTGTTCTGCGTCAACGGCCCGATCAGGGAGGACGAGGCCGCCGCCGTACGCGCCTTCAGCGGTAGCCGCGGGGCGAAGCGACTCAGCGGAGCCACGGCGATCGGGATCCTGACCAGGGCGGATCAGGTGGCGCAGGATCCGCTGAGCTCGTGGACCGCCGCGACCGGCCTTGCTCGGGACATGGCTGCCCGGAACACCGAGCTGTTCTCGACGGTCGTTCCGGTGGTCGGGCTGCTCGCCGAGACCGCTGAGACCGGCGCCCTGCGCGAACCGCACGCCCGCGCGCTGGGAGAACTCGCGCGGGCATGGAGTCCCGACGTCGCCCACGACGCGCTCGCGAGCCCGATGATGTTCCGCGAGGAAGGAGGACCGGTCGAGGGACCGGTGCGCACCGAGCTGCTGGACCTCCTGGGCCAGTTCGGTGTGGGCAGGATGCTCGACCGGATCCGGAGCGGAACCCGTCCCGACGTCGTGTCTCTGACGAGGGAAGCCGCCGCGGCGTCCGGGCTGGCCGCGATGCGGACGCAGATCCGCAGGTCCCTCGGCAGCCGTTCCGACGTGCTCAAGGCGTCGGGTGCGCTCGAGGAGCTGATGGAGAGCGCCTACGACGCCGGCGACCGGTCGTTGTACGACGCCGCCCAGTCGATGCTCGACCGGCCCGAGATGTTCCCGCTGAAGGTGATCGGTATGGGACGGCAGCTCGCGACCGGAGAGGTCAAGCCACCGGCCGGACTCGTCGAACAGGCGTGGATCACCGTCCAGACCGGGCTTCCTCGCACCACCAAGGCGGAAGCATCCAGAGCCGCCGCCGAGTGGAAACGATGGGCCGAGCTGACCGACAGCGCCGGGCAGCGGCTCGCCCGCGTCATGGTGCGCGCCTGGCAACTGGCCGCCGAGTCGAAGTCCGGGGAGGGACCACCGTGAATGCTGCGTCCCGGTTCTTAGCGCCAGCCGCAGGCGTCGGCATCGCACTCCTCGGGGGGAGCGCGGCCTTCCTGGTCTCGTGGTTGATGACGCCTGTGGTCGACCCTGCGATCGTCCCGCCGCCTCAGGTGCCCGAGAGCCCGTGGGAAGTGCCGGTCGTGACGGCCGTGACCGTGTTGACCGGGCTTCTCGCGTGCTTCGTTGCTCTGCTGGTGTCGGAGGCCTCATCGCCATCCGGCGTCCCCGCCCAGATCGCACATCCCGCGGACCCACCGGCCGTCGTGACCCCGCCGCCGCCCGACCCCAGGCTCGCCCAGCGGGACAAGGCGGTGCGCGAGCTCGCCGAGCTCGTCGGCAGGCTCCCACCGGAGTACGCGTGGCAGGCGGCGAACGTGCTCAGATCGGCGGGCGTCCAGCAGATCCTGGCCGATGGCAAGGCATTCGACCCCGAGATCCATTCCGCCGTCGGCACCGAACCGACCTCGGAGGCTGCCCTCCACGATGTCGTGGCGCGCACCGTCAAGCCGGGATGGGCCGATCGCGAGCGGGTCGTCGTGCCGGCCCGGGTCGTCGTGTACGTCGACACGTCCCAGTCGGAGGTGCTGCCGTGACGGCCGTCGCCGGCGGCATCGGGCCTGCGGACCTGCTGGCCGTCGATCGCCTCCGGGAGCGGCTCGCCGCGGAGGCGCGCCGCGTTCAGCGCGACGACCTGATCCGGCTCCTCGACGACCTTCCTGCACTCGACGAGGCGGGATCGATGCGGGTCGTCGTGGTCGGTGAGACCAAACGCGGCAAGTCGATGCTGCTGAACACGCTCATCGGACGTCCGCATCTGAGCCCGGTCGGCGTCGACGTCACCACGTCGTGCTGGATGGAGGTCGCGTACGGCGAGCGGGAGGAGGCCGAGGTCGCCATCGCCAACCCCGCGTCCCCCGGCGAACCGATCCGTCGCCTGTGCGAGCTCCACGAGGTGGAGCGCTACGTGGCGCTGGCCGAGGTGACCGAGCCGGTGATCGGTGTCCAGGTGCGTGTCCCGTCGCCGGTGCTGCGCGGTCTCACCATCGTGGACACGCCCGGGGTCGGGGGCCTCGAGGCCGGGCACTCCCGCACGACGCTCGCGGTTCTCCGGACCGCCGACGCCCTCCTCTTCGTGTGCGACTCCAAGCAGCCCGTGTCGGAACCGGAGATCGCCTTCCTCGCCGAGGCGGCGCGTCGGGTACCGACGGTCGTGGTCGCCGTGACGAAATGCGACATCAATCCCGAGTTCGAGGAAATCGTCGAAGCGACTCGGGAGATCGTCGCGGGCACGCCGGGACTGGAGTCCGCACCGGTCCTCCCGGTGGCCTCCCCACTCGCTGATCGCGCGACGGAATTGGCGGACGCCCGGCGGGCGCAGCGGATGCTGGAGATCTCGGGGATTCCCCCGCTGCTCGACAACCTGCGTCGGTGCAGCGCAGCCGGTGCAGCCGCGGTGCGCTTCGAGAACGCGGCGCGGGTGCTCGCGGAGGTGTGCCGCGCGCTGCGGGGCCGTTCCGACAAGGTCCTCGACCTCCTCGAGGGCAACGCGGATCGCGAGCGCGACGTGCAGGCCGACATCGTGGCCTTGAGGAAGGTCCTCGACGACGCCCCCCGGCTCCGCGTGGTCGTCCACCAGAGCCTCGACCGGCTCCACCACGAACCGGCGGAGGCGTTCGACGTGGCGATCGAGGAGCTGCGCAGGCGGTACCACTCCCTCGCCGAGAAGGGTTCGGCAGCACTTCTGCCGAATCTCGCGTCCCGCCTCATCGGTGACATGACGGCCGCCGCGGTCGCCGCGCTCGCACAGACCGCCCGGCACTGCACGCGGATCGTCGCCGACCTCATGCGGCAGCTCGGCGGGGCGGACCGGTGGCCGGTCACGTCGACGACCGCACCCGCCGGGTTCGCCATCGGGTTGGAGCCGCCGGACCCGTCGACCCGCCAGGACGGCGTCGACCTGCCCGCGGCGGCGGACCTCTTCACGAACCTCGTGCAGATCTTCGCCGGGCCGATTGTCGCCAGCGCGGCCATCGGGGGCCCCGCGGCGGTCGCGGTGAGCATGGTGCTCGCCGTGGGTGTCGGATGGGTGAAGGCGAAGAGCGGCGCCGAGCAGGAGCGGCGGGCAAGCCTCGCCGCATGGGTCGACGACGCCGCCGCGGACGCGCGCGCGAGGTTCCGGCGTGAGATCGACTCCCGGGTCCGGGAAGCAGAGCGTCGCGTCGCCCGGGTCCTCCCCGCGCTCGTCGCCGCGCGCGAGGCGGAACTCACCCGGCTGTCCGACGAGCTCAGGCGGGTCAGGTCCGACGCAGCGGAATTCGGGGCCGCACTGGAGGAGCGTCGCGCCGTGGCAGAAGGTCTGCGGGACGTCGAGCGTGAGGTCGGCGCCCTGGTGTCGCGGGCGCAGGAGGTGCGCCGTGCCTGAGCCGGCCCCGGCCGGCCTCGCCGAGCGGTGGGTCCTGGCCGTCGACTTCGGCACCACGAACACGGTTGCCGCGATCGGCGATGCCAACGGCGTGCGGATGTTGACAGTCGACGGCAAAACGATCATGCCGTCCGCGGTGCTGCTGGAAGGTGGACGCGGATGTACCAACAAGTGGCTCGTCGGCGAGCAGGCGGTCAACATGGCCCGGCGGCGGATGGAGTGGTTCGAGCGCTCGCCGAAGAGGCACATCCCCGACGGGTCGTTGCTGCTCGGCGATCGCGATGTGCCGGTCGTCGAAGTGGTGGCGGCGGTGCTGCGCGTCGTCGTCGACGAGGCGGCCAAGCAGCAGGGATCGCAATCGCCGGAGGCGTTCGTCGTGACGCATCCGGCCAACTGGCCGGAGTCCCGGGTCGAGGTGCTGAAGGACGCCGCGCGGACCGCGGTCTCGCACCGGCAGGAATGGCCTGCACCGGAGGCGCTGCCCGAGCCGGTCGCGGCGGCGGAACGAACGCTCGGCGTGGCCGAGGTACCGACCGTCGCTCGAATCGTCGTCCTGGATCTCGGCGGCGGCACCGTCGACGCTGCGACCGTCGACGTCGCGGCGGCCGACCTCGCGGCACTCGACATCGCGATCACCGATCCCTCGAACACCAGCAGGCCCGAGCCCGAGCTGACCGTTGTCGGCCGCCCCACGGGCATGGACGGCGCGGGAGGCGAGGACTTCGACTACCGACTCGCCGTGAAGATGACCGAGGATGCGGGTGCCCCCGGTCTCTACAAACGGCTGGCCGAGTCGGCCGATCCCGACGAGCGGGAGCGGGCTGTCGACATCCGCTCGATGGCACGAGCAGTCAAGGAGGAGCTCTCGCGGCAGGCGGTCGTCCCAGCCAGCCTGCCGAAATCCCCTCCGGACCTCCCCGACGACACGCCGGTGCAGGTCAGCCGCCCGCAGCTCGAGGAGCTGATCAAGGGTGGCGAGGGGAATCCCCTCGGGCTGGCCGACGCGGTCGCTCTGGCGACGGAGGCGCTCCGGGGCGCACCGCAGGACGGCCCCCCGTTCGCCGGGGTCTACCTCGTGGGCGGGTCGTCGCGCATCCCGATGCTCGGCATGCTCGTGCAGCAGGCGACCGGCAAGCCCCCGATCACGGGTGGTGACCCGAGCACGACCGTCGCGGACGGCGCGGCGACGCGCGCCCTCCGACTGCTGGAACCGGCCGAGCACCAGGACCACGGCCGAGACCCGCCCCCGCCGTGGTGGCGGCGCGTTCTGACCAGCCGCGTCCTGGCCAGCGTGGTCGCCTTGCTGATGGTCGGTGGGGCATTGGCCGCCCTGACGATTCCCCCGAACGAGCCCCTGCAGGTGCCGCCGACGTCGCCTCCGGCGCCGCCGCCGACGACGTCCCCTGCGCTGCAGTCGGCCCTGCCCGCGTCCGACCCGACGCTCGCTGCCTGCCCGACAGCCGAGGGGGACGAGTGCAAGACGAAGATCCTCGCCGCCGCCCACGCGGCGTGGCCGACGCTCCCCGAGGGCGGCTGCAAGGTCAACGACTCCCTCTACGGGGTTGACGCCTACTCGGCGGAGTGCCAGACGAGCCCGACCACGATCTATCTCGTCTTCTGGCGCAGGTCGGGATCCCTCGTCTCGTCCCTCACGGGCCAGATGATGATGCCGACGACGGCGCACTTCATGCTCCCGGGAAGCTCCGAGAAGCTCGGCAGCCAGGTCGGCGGGACCCGGTCGACCCCGTCCGGCATGCGCTACACCTGCGCCTGGGAGTATCAGGCCCACCCCGTGACCATGGTCCTCGACGGGCCCAACGAGAACGGGACGGTCGCCCTGTGCGGCACGGCGGAATTCCTCGACTCCTCCGCGATCCAGTCCGCACTGGGAGCGGGGTGAGGACGATGAAGATCAACCGGGGGGTGGGCTCCCTGCTCGTCACCGCGGTGGTGCTCGTCGTGGCGTCCTCCGCGGTGACCTGGATCGCGAGCACCAACACCGGCGAGACGGTCCAGGTGGAGGCCGCCAACTCGCCCGGAGCGGTCCCCGCGTTCATCCCCCGGGCCGGAACCGCTGCCACACCTCGGCGGCCACTGCACACCGCCGGGCACGTGGTGTCCGGCGACGCGCCCGGTCTCTACGGTGGGGTGGAGGCGAACTCCTGCGACGTCGCCGCCATGCAGGCGTTCCTGCGGACGCACCCGGATCACGCCGCCGCCTGGGCGGCGGCCCTGATGATCGAGCCGTCCCAGATCGACGAGCACTTCGCATCTCTGACCCCGGTCAGCCTGCAGACCGATACAGCAGTGACGAACCACGGCTTCGACAGCGGCGCAGCGACCCCGATCCAGAGCGTTCTGCAGGCAGGCACCGCCGTCCTGGTCGACGCGGTCGGGCTTCCCCGCGTGCGCTGCTACTGCGGGAATCCGCTCCAGACGCCGGCATCGCGCCGGAACCCCCGGTACGTGGGTGTCCGATGGGACGGCTTCGACGCGCAGTCGGTAACTCAGATCGCGACGGCTTCGACGGTGATCCAGCAGTTCGTCATCGTCGAGCGGGAGCCCGACGGGGCGATCTCGAAGGTCGTCAACCGGCCCCGGGCGACGACGGGAGACAGGGACAGCGCCGTCGATCCCATCCTCGCCCTGACGCTTCGTTCGAGCCTCCAGGGCGGGGGGATCGGATCTGGCCAACTGCCTCCGAACCCCGGGTCGTCGAGCGCCCCGAGTTCGCCGGATCCGGTGGGCCCGACGAGCTCCGCCATACCCGGACCTCCTGAATCGTCGACAGCCGCTCCCGTCGAGTCCTCGAGCGCGCCGACTCCGACTCCGACTCCGGGCACCACATCAGCTGCTCCTGCGAGCAGCGAGATCCCCGACCCGCAGACATCGGTGATCCCCGAGCCCGAGAGCCCTGCGACGACCGAGCCGGACGAACCTGCGACGACGGAGCCGGACGAACCGGTGACGCCCGAGCCTGACGAACCTGCGAGGCCGGAGCCGGACGAACCCGTGACGCCCGAGCCGGACGACCAGACGGACGTGGACAGCCCCGAGCCGGAGGTGGACGAGCGGGAGACGGAGGAGGGTGACAGCGGTCGCGAGGAGGGCGACGACGAGGGCGACGGCGGGCCCGACGAGGGCGACACGGGCGGAGACGGGTGACGCGGAGTCGACGGGCGCGTGATCGACCCGATCAAGGAGCAGGGTCGGTCGCGGCCCACGCCGGTGTCATCAGACCCGTGCGGCCCCGGCCCTCCGGCGGGCGATGATCAGGTGGTCGACGCCGAACCGGCCGGAGCCGATCACGGCGAGGACGAGGCTGAGCAGCGCGAGCGTGATGACCAGCTCCGGCCCGTTGTGATCCATGGAGAACAGGGGGGCCGTGTGCACCAGCACCCAGGCACCCACCATGTTCAGCGCCATCAGGACGCCGACGATCGGTACACCGAGGCCGATGATCATCGCGACGCCGCCGACGAACTCGAAGAGGACGTTCGCCGGCCCTGTGATCGAGGGCAGTGGCACGCCGGACTGCGTGAAGAGCCCACCGACCCCGGCCAGGCTCCCGCCGCCGAAGTCCCACATGAGCTTGGCGTGCGCGATCATGATGATGCCGAGGCCGATCCGGGCCAGGAGGAGTACGAGGTCACGAGCCACCCGGACACCCGGGGCGTTGACGGTCGTCATAGTCATTCCGCTTTCTAGCGTGAGTGGTAGCCGATGTGGGCTTATGACCGTCGACCTGGCAAGAACTCATCGGTTCGGTGCCGCGGATCAGGCGGCGCGGATCAGGCGGCGCGGATCAGGCGGCGCGGATCAGGCGGCGCGGATCAGGCGGCGACCGGGGCGGGGATGTGGACACCCGGCACGTCGACGGTCCGCTCGCGATCGGCGAGCGCGCGACCGGCGGCAGTGATCGCCTGGTGCACCGCGATGCCGGCGTCGAGGAGCGCGGCGGCGGCACTGCGCGCGCCGGTGTCGGTGGCGCCGGCGCGGGCGGCGTCCTCGGCGGCCGCGTTCAAGGCGCTGAGCAGGTGCTGGATCGCGGCATCGATCTGCTGGTTGGCGCTCATCGCGAAGGTGCGTGGCTCGGTTGGCGATGGGAGGTCGGGTGAGCAGTACCGCATGGCAGAAGACTCTGCGGCCCCGACCCGCGCCGGACCATGGGGTTCGCCCCCGATCCGACCCTGAATCACCCCCGGTTCCGACGCGCCGACCGGGCCGCGCGGAGGCGGTCGAGGTCGCCGTCGGCAAGGGCCGACCAGAACCGCAGGGCCGCGTGCTCCATCTCGAGCCCGAGCTCGAGGGTGATCATCCGCGGCTGGGCGTGCGGGTCGTCGCCGAAGCGCTCGACCATCCCCTCGTAGACCGCGATCCGCTCCTCGTGCTGCTTGATCTGGTCGCGGGCCAGCGCCGGGATGTCGTCCTCCGGGTCACCCGCCTCGTTGAAGAAGAGCTTGAGCTCGGCGATGTCGCGCATCTGGAAGTGCTCGTGCGTGGGAGAGGAGAGCCAGTCCTTCAACGCGGTGCGCCCGGCATCGGTGAGCGAGTACGTCTTTCGCCGCCGCCCGGTCGCCTCGACGGCGAGCTCCAGCAGGCCGAGGCCGGCCAGCCGATCCGGCTCCGAGTACAGCTGGGCGTGCGGGAAGTGCCAGAAGTAGCCGACGGAGTGGCCCACCGCGCGCTTGAGCTCGTACGGCGTGGACGGGCCGCGCAGCGCGATCATCCCGAGCACGACGTACGACGTCGCGGACAGCCGCACATCGCTCACTGCTTACTCCTCCCGGCCGGGCCGCCGATCATAACCGCCGCACCATCCGAGACGGACCGTCCGCGCCCTTGCGGCTTGAAAGTCCGGACAGTACGGTCTGAAACAGATCGTGGAGGGAGGCAGCATGGATCTGGGCACGGTCATGCGCTGGACGGCCGAGCGCTTCCCCGAGCGACCCGCGGTGCGCGGGCACGGGCGGCATCTGAGCTACCGCGAGTGGGACGCGCGGACCAACCGGCTCGCGCGGGCGCTCGCGGCCGAGGGGGTGCGGCCGGGCGCACGCGTCGCGTTCGCCCTGACCGGCGGCGAGCCGCTCGCGAGCCTCCACCTGGCGGCGCAGAAGCTGGGCGCGGTCTCGGTGCCGCTCTCCACCCGCTTCTCGCCCGACGAGCTGCGCTACTGCGTCACCGACGCCGCCGCCGCGCTGATCGTCACCGACGAGGCCAACGCCGCCCGCGCCGCCGCGGCGGCAGGCGAGGTGGCGCTGCGGACGGTCGTGGAGATCGACGCGGGCGCCGAGCGCGAGCCCGACCACGCCCTCGGCACGCACCCCGCCGAGACCGACGTCAGCGTGATGCTCTACACCTCCGGCACGACCGGGCGGCCCAAGGGCGTGCCGCGCACCCACCGCGCCGAGCACAGCGCCGCCGTCGCGCACGCCGTGCAGACACAGCAACGCGCGGGCGAGGTGGTGCTCGGCGTCATGCCGATGTTCCACACGATGGGGCTGCGCACGCTGCTGACCAGCATCGTCGTCGGCGGCGCCTGGGTCGGTCAGCCCGCGTTCGACGCGGAC
This window harbors:
- a CDS encoding response regulator transcription factor — protein: MLSPAITGTVMRALAGQLRRSTRPALVEGLTEREREVLQRVALGESNAEIGAALFISPATARTYVSRLLTKLGARDRAQLVVIAYESGLASPGS
- a CDS encoding dynamin family protein, whose protein sequence is MPPGPGPLTAAVVDLAAIAERSYDPRLAEVGRRCLDRLRIPLSIALVGRVSTGKSTLLNALLGRKMAPTDGRECTQIVYVFRYDPHTTATLVSRAGSERTTVDLDDRSRLPADFDLPASEISYIDVTMPLPLLEEVTLLDTPGLASAETQNSAATERMLHDTEESAARADALLFCVNGPIREDEAAAVRAFSGSRGAKRLSGATAIGILTRADQVAQDPLSSWTAATGLARDMAARNTELFSTVVPVVGLLAETAETGALREPHARALGELARAWSPDVAHDALASPMMFREEGGPVEGPVRTELLDLLGQFGVGRMLDRIRSGTRPDVVSLTREAAAASGLAAMRTQIRRSLGSRSDVLKASGALEELMESAYDAGDRSLYDAAQSMLDRPEMFPLKVIGMGRQLATGEVKPPAGLVEQAWITVQTGLPRTTKAEASRAAAEWKRWAELTDSAGQRLARVMVRAWQLAAESKSGEGPP
- the grpE gene encoding nucleotide exchange factor GrpE, with the protein product MTAVTVLTGLLACFVALLVSEASSPSGVPAQIAHPADPPAVVTPPPPDPRLAQRDKAVRELAELVGRLPPEYAWQAANVLRSAGVQQILADGKAFDPEIHSAVGTEPTSEAALHDVVARTVKPGWADRERVVVPARVVVYVDTSQSEVLP
- a CDS encoding dynamin family protein; translated protein: MTAVAGGIGPADLLAVDRLRERLAAEARRVQRDDLIRLLDDLPALDEAGSMRVVVVGETKRGKSMLLNTLIGRPHLSPVGVDVTTSCWMEVAYGEREEAEVAIANPASPGEPIRRLCELHEVERYVALAEVTEPVIGVQVRVPSPVLRGLTIVDTPGVGGLEAGHSRTTLAVLRTADALLFVCDSKQPVSEPEIAFLAEAARRVPTVVVAVTKCDINPEFEEIVEATREIVAGTPGLESAPVLPVASPLADRATELADARRAQRMLEISGIPPLLDNLRRCSAAGAAAVRFENAARVLAEVCRALRGRSDKVLDLLEGNADRERDVQADIVALRKVLDDAPRLRVVVHQSLDRLHHEPAEAFDVAIEELRRRYHSLAEKGSAALLPNLASRLIGDMTAAAVAALAQTARHCTRIVADLMRQLGGADRWPVTSTTAPAGFAIGLEPPDPSTRQDGVDLPAAADLFTNLVQIFAGPIVASAAIGGPAAVAVSMVLAVGVGWVKAKSGAEQERRASLAAWVDDAAADARARFRREIDSRVREAERRVARVLPALVAAREAELTRLSDELRRVRSDAAEFGAALEERRAVAEGLRDVEREVGALVSRAQEVRRA
- a CDS encoding Hsp70 family protein, yielding MPEPAPAGLAERWVLAVDFGTTNTVAAIGDANGVRMLTVDGKTIMPSAVLLEGGRGCTNKWLVGEQAVNMARRRMEWFERSPKRHIPDGSLLLGDRDVPVVEVVAAVLRVVVDEAAKQQGSQSPEAFVVTHPANWPESRVEVLKDAARTAVSHRQEWPAPEALPEPVAAAERTLGVAEVPTVARIVVLDLGGGTVDAATVDVAAADLAALDIAITDPSNTSRPEPELTVVGRPTGMDGAGGEDFDYRLAVKMTEDAGAPGLYKRLAESADPDERERAVDIRSMARAVKEELSRQAVVPASLPKSPPDLPDDTPVQVSRPQLEELIKGGEGNPLGLADAVALATEALRGAPQDGPPFAGVYLVGGSSRIPMLGMLVQQATGKPPITGGDPSTTVADGAATRALRLLEPAEHQDHGRDPPPPWWRRVLTSRVLASVVALLMVGGALAALTIPPNEPLQVPPTSPPAPPPTTSPALQSALPASDPTLAACPTAEGDECKTKILAAAHAAWPTLPEGGCKVNDSLYGVDAYSAECQTSPTTIYLVFWRRSGSLVSSLTGQMMMPTTAHFMLPGSSEKLGSQVGGTRSTPSGMRYTCAWEYQAHPVTMVLDGPNENGTVALCGTAEFLDSSAIQSALGAG
- a CDS encoding DUF6777 domain-containing protein — protein: MKINRGVGSLLVTAVVLVVASSAVTWIASTNTGETVQVEAANSPGAVPAFIPRAGTAATPRRPLHTAGHVVSGDAPGLYGGVEANSCDVAAMQAFLRTHPDHAAAWAAALMIEPSQIDEHFASLTPVSLQTDTAVTNHGFDSGAATPIQSVLQAGTAVLVDAVGLPRVRCYCGNPLQTPASRRNPRYVGVRWDGFDAQSVTQIATASTVIQQFVIVEREPDGAISKVVNRPRATTGDRDSAVDPILALTLRSSLQGGGIGSGQLPPNPGSSSAPSSPDPVGPTSSAIPGPPESSTAAPVESSSAPTPTPTPGTTSAAPASSEIPDPQTSVIPEPESPATTEPDEPATTEPDEPVTPEPDEPARPEPDEPVTPEPDDQTDVDSPEPEVDERETEEGDSGREEGDDEGDGGPDEGDTGGDG
- a CDS encoding DoxX family protein, which encodes MTTVNAPGVRVARDLVLLLARIGLGIIMIAHAKLMWDFGGGSLAGVGGLFTQSGVPLPSITGPANVLFEFVGGVAMIIGLGVPIVGVLMALNMVGAWVLVHTAPLFSMDHNGPELVITLALLSLVLAVIGSGRFGVDHLIIARRRAGAARV
- a CDS encoding PadR family transcriptional regulator encodes the protein MSDVRLSATSYVVLGMIALRGPSTPYELKRAVGHSVGYFWHFPHAQLYSEPDRLAGLGLLELAVEATGRRRKTYSLTDAGRTALKDWLSSPTHEHFQMRDIAELKLFFNEAGDPEDDIPALARDQIKQHEERIAVYEGMVERFGDDPHAQPRMITLELGLEMEHAALRFWSALADGDLDRLRAARSARRNRG